A single genomic interval of Arthrobacter methylotrophus harbors:
- a CDS encoding type IV pilus twitching motility protein PilT — protein sequence MNDLLTRREQRAFETAAAAPADTQVTLPAFVPPPALAAPTGPLLISSSVPIARLHALIDNCGDTRVSDMHIHPGKPVRRLRSGKLVKDEGPEGIFSDEDIDAWLIDATEGRPAPLEPRGHASVAMATDKYRVRGTFRKSLAGITVTFRLIPTVIPDADDVGVPQIIQDLIHKDSGLIIMEGPTGSGKTTAIAGLIKKVNTEYDKHIYMVEDPTEFVHEEIGSTSIIQRQIGSHALDYPTAIEDALRSKPNVIVIGELLNAATAKAALHAATTGHLVITTAHAGSITEALDSFIGQFTADEQPQVRSRLSQSLLAIMVQKLVPAVDGRLQAAREVLINNLNFSELIRDEKAHMIRGQIDGDKVSGKRRSFTLESSLLELVEKGKITCDVAMAAAKAPMDLEKDLKRAGLYEKMGLAA from the coding sequence GTGAATGATCTTTTGACCAGGCGGGAACAGCGCGCCTTCGAAACTGCAGCTGCCGCGCCGGCCGACACCCAGGTAACCCTTCCGGCGTTCGTGCCGCCACCTGCCCTCGCTGCACCTACAGGACCGTTGTTGATCAGCTCCTCGGTGCCGATTGCCCGTCTACACGCCCTGATCGACAACTGCGGAGACACGCGCGTCTCCGACATGCACATCCACCCGGGCAAGCCGGTCCGTCGGCTGCGCAGCGGCAAGCTTGTCAAGGACGAAGGCCCCGAAGGGATCTTCTCCGACGAGGACATCGATGCCTGGCTGATCGACGCCACCGAAGGCCGTCCCGCACCGCTGGAACCGCGCGGCCACGCATCCGTCGCCATGGCCACCGACAAGTACCGGGTCCGCGGAACCTTCCGTAAATCCCTCGCCGGGATCACCGTCACGTTCCGACTGATCCCCACGGTTATCCCGGACGCGGATGACGTCGGGGTCCCGCAGATCATCCAGGACCTGATCCACAAGGACTCCGGCCTGATCATCATGGAAGGGCCCACCGGCTCCGGAAAAACCACCGCGATCGCCGGACTCATCAAGAAGGTCAACACCGAGTACGACAAGCACATCTACATGGTCGAGGACCCCACCGAATTCGTGCACGAGGAAATCGGCTCAACCTCCATCATCCAGCGCCAGATCGGCTCCCACGCCCTGGACTACCCGACGGCAATCGAGGATGCCCTCCGGTCCAAGCCGAATGTCATCGTGATCGGCGAGCTGCTCAACGCGGCGACCGCGAAAGCCGCCCTGCACGCAGCCACGACCGGGCACCTGGTCATCACCACCGCCCACGCCGGCTCCATCACCGAGGCCTTGGATTCCTTCATCGGACAGTTCACCGCCGACGAGCAACCCCAGGTCCGGTCCCGGCTCTCCCAGTCACTGCTGGCCATAATGGTCCAGAAGCTGGTTCCCGCCGTGGACGGACGGCTGCAGGCCGCCCGCGAGGTGCTGATCAACAACCTGAACTTCAGCGAGCTGATCCGCGACGAAAAGGCCCACATGATCCGCGGCCAGATCGACGGGGACAAGGTCAGCGGAAAACGAAGGAGCTTCACACTCGAGAGCAGCCTCCTCGAACTAGTGGAGAAAGGCAAAATCACCTGCGACGTGGCCATGGCCGCCGCGAAGGCACCTATGGATCTTGAGAAAGACCTGAAGAGGGCTGGCCTCTACGAAAAAATGGGGCTGGCAGCATGA
- a CDS encoding type II secretion system F family protein: MSVNLEEQAPVPADVSFETFTEAPADATPARRGWGFKKTAPADRTLVTEPKPAKAKKDKSAKDSKEAKAAKKKAEKKAKKGDLGFDENGVPLKKAATFVWYKGKKSKPETIARSLRALTMVLRVGESEARALEIVGEQYHKFEIGRAYENAAKTMREDGAGFKQALMAEEVLPRTVRELIEASHTSTALQKNLQVAATLVGESQNVKKKLLMNLIQPGFMMAMCVGLLFVAVTAIIPGFVATFATLGAKTPPMTLVILQVAEVVKWVLGCLIFLVLLFMGYWVTLGRKSQKFKIMMDTISIRIWAVGPIVQLAATSRLFQLLSANLDTGIGEPESLKSAANGCGNEALKHHCVTHAEKMLSDGVPLKDFIKTKLVPGDARNLLSSAPSIRQEIEIMNELAPEYRNEANVQLETLSKTLDPIINYMVYGVAGLLIVAIVLPMYAIYPALMKMSG; encoded by the coding sequence ATGAGCGTGAACCTGGAAGAGCAGGCACCGGTCCCTGCGGACGTGTCCTTCGAAACCTTCACCGAGGCGCCCGCAGACGCCACTCCGGCGCGCCGCGGCTGGGGCTTCAAGAAAACCGCCCCTGCCGACCGGACGCTCGTCACGGAGCCGAAGCCTGCCAAGGCCAAAAAGGACAAGTCGGCCAAGGATTCCAAGGAAGCCAAAGCGGCGAAGAAAAAGGCTGAGAAGAAGGCCAAGAAGGGCGACCTGGGATTCGACGAGAACGGCGTCCCGCTCAAGAAGGCCGCCACGTTCGTCTGGTACAAGGGCAAGAAGTCCAAGCCCGAGACCATCGCCCGGTCCCTGCGCGCCCTGACCATGGTCCTGCGCGTCGGTGAATCCGAGGCCCGTGCCCTGGAGATCGTCGGCGAGCAATACCACAAGTTCGAGATCGGCCGCGCGTACGAGAACGCTGCCAAGACCATGCGCGAAGACGGCGCCGGCTTCAAACAGGCTCTCATGGCAGAAGAAGTCCTGCCCCGCACCGTCCGCGAGCTCATCGAAGCCTCCCACACCTCCACGGCGCTGCAGAAGAACCTCCAGGTGGCCGCCACGCTGGTCGGCGAATCGCAGAACGTAAAGAAGAAGCTGCTGATGAACCTCATCCAGCCCGGTTTCATGATGGCGATGTGCGTCGGCCTTCTGTTCGTGGCCGTGACAGCGATCATCCCCGGGTTCGTCGCCACCTTCGCCACCCTGGGCGCCAAGACACCTCCGATGACCCTGGTCATCCTTCAGGTCGCCGAGGTGGTCAAGTGGGTGCTCGGATGCCTGATCTTCCTCGTTCTGCTGTTCATGGGGTATTGGGTCACCCTGGGCCGCAAAAGCCAGAAGTTCAAGATCATGATGGACACCATCTCGATTCGCATCTGGGCGGTCGGTCCCATCGTTCAGCTGGCCGCGACGAGCAGGCTCTTCCAGCTGCTTTCCGCAAACCTGGACACCGGCATCGGTGAACCGGAATCCCTCAAGAGCGCCGCGAACGGCTGCGGCAACGAGGCCCTGAAACACCACTGCGTCACGCACGCCGAGAAAATGCTCAGCGACGGTGTGCCGTTGAAGGACTTCATCAAGACAAAGCTCGTCCCCGGCGATGCCCGGAACCTGCTCTCCTCGGCACCGTCCATCCGCCAGGAAATCGAAATCATGAACGAACTCGCCCCTGAATACCGGAACGAGGCGAACGTCCAGCTCGAGACCCTCTCCAAAACCCTGGACCCGATCATCAACTACATGGTCTACGGCGTCGCCGGCCTGCTCATCGTCGCCATCGTCCTGCCCATGTACGCCATTTACCCGGCCCTCATGAAAATGTCCGGCTAG
- a CDS encoding A24 family peptidase, with product MTIQITPAGTPMPDALAAEDVEIIPDIDEPWLPAIMSVETGMPTAAAALGTGMLGVWVNSGRGPLEAIMIGLLAAVLVILAVIDWKILRLPDPIVLPMYPVFGLAVTGGVLTGAITGTAALTAVISMAGTVVILWLVAFFTGGLGFGDVKLGGILALVCGLQSGYAAALGALILPMVLGGVVALPLLFLGRRKHEFAFGPYMVAGALLILLLPDVIEPISRGAWMH from the coding sequence TTGACGATCCAGATCACCCCCGCGGGGACCCCGATGCCCGATGCCCTGGCGGCAGAGGACGTCGAAATCATTCCCGACATCGACGAGCCCTGGCTGCCGGCCATCATGTCGGTGGAAACCGGCATGCCCACCGCCGCGGCGGCACTCGGCACGGGCATGCTCGGGGTGTGGGTGAATTCCGGCCGAGGCCCGCTCGAGGCCATCATGATCGGTCTGCTCGCCGCCGTCCTGGTCATCCTGGCCGTCATCGACTGGAAGATCCTCCGGCTGCCCGATCCCATCGTGCTGCCGATGTACCCGGTTTTCGGCCTGGCAGTCACCGGCGGAGTGCTCACCGGCGCCATCACGGGAACGGCCGCCCTGACCGCTGTCATCTCGATGGCCGGGACGGTCGTGATCCTGTGGCTGGTCGCCTTCTTCACCGGAGGCCTCGGGTTCGGGGACGTAAAGCTCGGTGGCATCCTCGCCCTGGTCTGCGGACTCCAGAGCGGATACGCCGCCGCGCTCGGGGCGCTGATCCTGCCTATGGTCCTGGGCGGGGTGGTGGCACTGCCGCTGCTCTTCCTCGGACGGCGCAAGCATGAGTTCGCCTTCGGCCCTTACATGGTCGCCGGCGCCCTGCTGATCCTGCTCCTGCCGGATGTCATCGAACCCATCAGCCGAGGCGCGTGGATGCACTGA
- a CDS encoding GspE/PulE family protein: MVALTASRLEAYFVREKILTAEEFASAELNAAAQGQNVLTFLRNQGRVSHQETCRAFAFMHGWTYEEIDDRRTISDDVISLIEFHTARKLNVVPLSLDGDDLTVACINPFDNNLIKQLQSKTGKNIVPVYSSNNELTRAVGRFYSTSIEAKQAGEQAAKDLNDQARSYRPAAVVDVGDESNFVNTLDAIIEGALESGASDIHLEPAATHLSVRYSIDGKLHKEPFQPKELAPRLAGLIKTRARLSSSELTNQDGSFSYRYNGKDIDIRVAVLPAVWGESVTLRIGGGEIRELSEIGFGADTGQAWRRSLAQPNGICLAVGPMGSGKTTLHYASLGWLMDTGKKIVSLEDPVEMRIPEGITQVPVNQNVTWEGGMATTLRSAAEVLFIGEINREAIAHTAIAAANTGHMVLSTLHTNDAPGAVLRLREMGLRPSVLGDTMRAVCAQRLPRVLCKCKVVTRPSRDLVMDFKLTHEDLDEVDPATGKSVWYGPSEHGCIECNGLGYKGRLPIHELMTFPRHIRDLITEDVPNSVLAEAARANGMLTLKDDGLLKVRAGLTSLAEVRSHILID; this comes from the coding sequence ATGGTCGCCCTCACCGCCAGCAGGCTCGAAGCATACTTCGTGCGGGAAAAAATCCTCACCGCAGAGGAGTTCGCATCGGCTGAACTCAACGCCGCCGCCCAAGGTCAGAATGTCCTTACGTTCCTCCGGAACCAGGGACGGGTTTCCCACCAGGAGACCTGCAGGGCTTTCGCGTTCATGCACGGATGGACGTATGAAGAGATCGATGACAGGAGGACCATCTCCGATGACGTCATCAGCCTGATTGAATTCCACACCGCCAGGAAGCTCAACGTGGTGCCCTTGTCCCTGGACGGGGATGATCTCACCGTTGCCTGCATCAATCCCTTCGATAACAATCTCATCAAGCAGCTTCAGTCCAAAACCGGCAAGAACATCGTCCCCGTCTACTCGTCCAACAATGAGCTGACCCGGGCCGTGGGCCGGTTCTACTCCACCTCCATCGAGGCGAAGCAGGCCGGGGAGCAGGCGGCGAAAGACCTGAACGATCAAGCCAGGAGCTACCGGCCCGCCGCGGTCGTGGACGTCGGCGACGAGAGCAACTTCGTCAACACCCTGGATGCGATCATCGAGGGTGCACTGGAGTCTGGTGCCTCCGATATTCATCTGGAACCTGCAGCAACGCATCTGAGTGTCCGATACAGCATCGACGGCAAGCTTCACAAGGAGCCGTTCCAGCCCAAGGAACTCGCACCGCGTCTCGCCGGTCTGATCAAGACGCGCGCCAGGCTGTCTTCCAGCGAGCTCACAAACCAGGACGGCAGCTTCTCCTACCGCTACAACGGCAAAGACATCGACATCCGTGTCGCCGTGTTGCCGGCGGTTTGGGGCGAGTCGGTCACCTTGCGTATCGGCGGCGGTGAGATCCGGGAACTGTCGGAGATCGGCTTCGGTGCGGACACCGGGCAGGCGTGGAGACGGTCTCTGGCTCAGCCGAACGGGATCTGCCTGGCTGTGGGTCCCATGGGCTCCGGCAAGACCACCCTGCATTACGCCAGCCTCGGATGGCTAATGGACACCGGCAAAAAGATTGTCTCCCTCGAAGACCCCGTCGAAATGCGCATCCCCGAAGGCATCACCCAGGTTCCCGTCAACCAGAACGTCACCTGGGAAGGCGGTATGGCGACAACCCTCCGTTCGGCCGCCGAAGTGCTGTTCATCGGTGAAATCAACAGGGAAGCCATCGCCCACACCGCCATCGCGGCCGCCAACACGGGCCACATGGTCCTTTCCACCCTGCACACCAACGACGCGCCGGGAGCGGTGCTGCGCCTGCGGGAAATGGGGCTGCGCCCGTCCGTTCTCGGGGACACGATGCGCGCCGTCTGCGCACAGCGGCTCCCCCGCGTGCTGTGCAAGTGCAAGGTCGTCACGAGGCCAAGCAGGGACTTGGTCATGGACTTCAAGCTCACCCACGAGGATCTCGACGAGGTGGACCCCGCGACGGGTAAATCGGTCTGGTACGGGCCCTCCGAGCACGGCTGCATCGAATGCAACGGCCTCGGCTACAAGGGCCGGCTGCCGATTCACGAGTTGATGACTTTTCCCCGCCATATCCGGGACCTCATCACCGAAGACGTACCCAACTCGGTCCTGGCCGAGGCCGCCAGGGCCAACGGCATGCTCACCCTCAAGGACGACGGGCTGCTCAAAGTCCGTGCCGGGCTTACCAGCCTCGCCGAGGTCCGCAGCCACATCCTCATCGACTAG
- a CDS encoding type IV pilus twitching motility protein PilT, with the protein MTATAIAPALPAAPEAPTVVKTSNAVDSLLYRTLDMKGSDLHLVAGTTPWVSVHGETVRMDGLSRELDAETLRRALRQMVTEEEWKQFWAEKRLDFSYQTERSNFRGHFAVAGGEPMAVFRTIPSVVPDFDDLGLPEIIRSFIDDEGGLYLFIGVTGSGKSSSLAALIKLAKEKYAKKIITIEAPIEYRHTHGKSLVVQREVGKGRDVDSFAIGVEDALRENPDIILVGEMRDPATMSAALSATSSGHLVFSTLHAGSTADAPARILEAMPADRVADTRAQLARSLKGVVYQKLLPKKGGGGRVVATEVLMMNQAISNMIKNNNTEGIAGQLLSKDSGSIPFEVSLVNLVLDGVINESTALDAELRNGSYLRQKEAGRRN; encoded by the coding sequence ATGACAGCAACAGCCATCGCACCCGCACTTCCAGCAGCACCCGAGGCGCCCACGGTCGTCAAGACCTCCAATGCCGTGGACTCACTGCTGTACCGGACGCTGGACATGAAAGGCTCCGACCTTCACCTGGTCGCCGGCACCACCCCGTGGGTCAGCGTCCACGGCGAGACGGTCAGGATGGACGGCCTGTCCCGGGAACTGGACGCTGAAACGCTGCGCCGGGCCCTGCGCCAGATGGTCACCGAGGAGGAATGGAAACAGTTCTGGGCGGAGAAGCGACTGGACTTCTCCTACCAAACCGAACGGTCCAACTTCCGCGGACACTTCGCCGTCGCCGGTGGAGAACCCATGGCCGTCTTCAGGACGATTCCGTCCGTCGTTCCGGACTTCGATGACCTGGGCCTGCCGGAGATCATCCGGTCCTTCATCGACGACGAGGGCGGGCTCTACCTTTTCATCGGTGTCACCGGGTCCGGCAAGTCCAGTTCGCTGGCGGCCCTGATCAAGCTGGCCAAGGAAAAATACGCCAAGAAGATCATCACCATCGAGGCGCCGATCGAATACCGGCACACCCACGGCAAGTCCCTGGTCGTCCAGCGCGAGGTCGGCAAGGGCCGCGACGTGGACTCCTTCGCCATCGGAGTGGAGGATGCGCTGCGTGAAAACCCGGACATCATCCTGGTCGGCGAAATGCGCGACCCGGCGACCATGTCCGCCGCGCTGTCCGCGACAAGCTCCGGACACCTGGTGTTCTCCACGCTGCACGCCGGCTCCACCGCCGATGCCCCGGCACGCATCCTCGAGGCCATGCCGGCCGACCGCGTCGCCGACACCCGTGCGCAATTGGCCCGCTCCCTGAAAGGGGTCGTCTACCAGAAGTTGCTCCCGAAGAAGGGCGGCGGGGGCAGAGTCGTGGCCACCGAGGTCCTCATGATGAACCAGGCGATCTCGAACATGATCAAGAACAACAACACCGAGGGTATCGCCGGACAACTGTTGAGCAAAGATTCCGGGTCGATCCCCTTCGAGGTGTCCCTGGTGAACCTCGTCCTGGACGGCGTCATCAACGAGAGCACGGCGCTGGACGCGGAACTGCGGAACGGTTCGTACCTGCGCCAGAAAGAGGCCGGACGCCGAAACTAA
- a CDS encoding GspE/PulE family protein: MAKRAMDHRRTSEFPRHRADSKYADRSLPVVALAADETDAAGTSLELSGPVLESAAPAAEISRDELPEDYFQEEPDTSTWLEETVQRCMAMGASDLLLNFDNTSLKLEASARVDGRMRPVHRVEGIEGRIIIGKFKSAAKLATGGRFAPEETIYMVNVNGEQRKARVAAFRTADGGDAIVMRLPPSGALRRLEDLSFSPLNLQLFYDLLGAANRMIIIAGPMGSGKTTTAHGALMHVATPTRTVWTVEDPVERTLPGLIQLEVDEDNGAGFDALLPALVRSDYDTLFLGEIRDQATAAAGVRQAKAGRQVITTIHANNNVTALLRLIDLAVDSPLSVMDSVKGVVSQRLIGKLNPDWDGKSEIDKYKGRVPIHEVLTITDELTEAIMTNQPLSQLRELAEDNSMSTFAADVERLVIAGITDEEEARRVIGE; encoded by the coding sequence TTGGCTAAACGAGCCATGGACCATCGCCGCACCTCGGAATTCCCGCGGCACCGGGCAGACTCCAAATATGCGGACCGCTCACTGCCCGTTGTGGCGTTGGCGGCCGATGAAACCGATGCCGCCGGCACCTCGCTGGAGCTTTCCGGGCCTGTCCTCGAATCCGCAGCCCCGGCCGCCGAGATCTCCCGGGACGAACTGCCGGAGGACTACTTCCAGGAAGAGCCGGACACCTCCACCTGGCTGGAGGAGACCGTCCAGCGCTGCATGGCCATGGGCGCCTCAGACCTCTTGTTGAACTTCGACAACACCAGCTTGAAGCTCGAAGCGTCGGCCCGTGTCGATGGCCGCATGCGGCCGGTTCACCGGGTCGAGGGCATCGAGGGCCGGATCATCATCGGCAAGTTCAAGTCGGCCGCGAAGCTGGCAACCGGAGGACGGTTCGCACCCGAAGAAACCATCTACATGGTCAACGTCAACGGTGAGCAGCGCAAAGCCCGCGTCGCCGCATTCCGTACCGCCGACGGCGGCGACGCCATCGTCATGCGTCTTCCCCCGTCCGGGGCGCTGCGCCGCCTCGAAGACCTGTCCTTCTCGCCGCTGAACCTGCAGCTGTTCTACGACCTGCTTGGGGCCGCGAACCGGATGATCATCATTGCCGGGCCCATGGGTTCGGGCAAGACCACTACCGCCCACGGCGCCCTCATGCATGTCGCCACCCCGACCCGGACCGTCTGGACCGTCGAGGACCCGGTGGAACGCACCTTGCCCGGGCTCATCCAGCTCGAAGTCGACGAAGACAACGGCGCCGGTTTCGACGCCTTGCTCCCGGCACTGGTCCGCTCCGACTACGACACGCTCTTCCTCGGCGAAATCCGTGATCAGGCCACCGCTGCCGCCGGCGTCCGCCAAGCCAAAGCCGGCCGCCAGGTGATCACGACCATCCACGCGAACAACAACGTCACCGCCCTGCTGCGGCTGATCGACCTTGCCGTGGACTCTCCGCTGTCCGTCATGGACTCCGTCAAAGGCGTCGTCTCCCAGCGCCTGATCGGCAAGCTGAACCCGGACTGGGACGGCAAATCCGAGATCGACAAGTACAAGGGCCGCGTCCCCATCCACGAAGTTCTGACCATCACGGACGAACTGACCGAAGCGATCATGACCAACCAGCCCCTGAGCCAACTCAGGGAACTGGCCGAAGACAACTCCATGAGCACCTTCGCTGCCGACGTCGAACGTCTGGTCATCGCGGGGATCACCGACGAAGAAGAAGCAAGGAGGGTCATCGGTGAATGA
- a CDS encoding chromosome condensation regulator RCC1 → MIRTLSRRARNALAQERGSLVGSFVFVLFVSIAMTAIVTAVTASLTASTAMNSLTSANDGANLGLNSYLDSAIRAAPSPGNVCSGTQCGQETTTTDSNGVHTVTLQGTDDTRATTNRIQTLRQVTATMISGYDSMGNPVWSNQADTTPYRFTNLVSRGNSSCAIDPDKAAWCWGANDQGQLGDGSTTNKPAPVKVQGTAKFVSLVSATGNTFCGLADDGKAWCWGNNTSGQLGTGGGAVGTNSTAPVNPTGNHNFTALFQGSTTTCGIDGAQQAWCWGANPGNGIPGPSPDPVAVAGTHNFTALTLDASTACGLESGGKVFCWTTTPTGRAGTDPAPANGTPVEISGGRTYTQVRAANEDRTDATSLLCALDSASQAWCWGTNATGQLGNGTTTDSLTPVAVTGGHSFQALIPSPSAVCGIDTVNHVWCWGDNSSGQLGIGSTTATKDPAAVDPGTSYSTVTAATSNGKTFCALATDGTAKCWGENGFSQAQSGSTTPVTSPAPVAGFKRLRSLSTGAGFSCVTDARNETSCWGRNDDGQTGSGAPTPASPPLPATRKPVAPSTFTGYLKGGK, encoded by the coding sequence ATGATCCGAACCCTCAGCCGCCGGGCCCGCAACGCCCTCGCCCAGGAGAGAGGATCGCTCGTAGGGTCCTTCGTGTTCGTCCTGTTCGTTTCCATAGCCATGACGGCCATTGTCACCGCCGTCACCGCCTCGCTGACAGCATCCACCGCGATGAACAGCCTCACCTCAGCCAACGACGGCGCCAACCTCGGACTGAACTCCTACCTCGACTCCGCGATCCGGGCAGCCCCCTCCCCCGGCAACGTCTGCAGCGGCACCCAATGCGGGCAGGAAACCACAACGACAGACAGCAACGGTGTACACACCGTCACCCTCCAAGGCACCGACGACACCCGCGCCACCACGAACCGGATCCAGACCCTGCGCCAGGTAACAGCCACGATGATCAGCGGCTACGACTCCATGGGCAACCCCGTCTGGTCCAACCAGGCAGACACCACCCCGTACCGGTTCACGAATCTCGTCTCCCGCGGCAACTCCTCCTGCGCCATCGACCCCGACAAGGCCGCCTGGTGCTGGGGCGCCAACGACCAGGGCCAACTCGGCGATGGCAGCACCACCAACAAACCGGCGCCAGTCAAAGTCCAGGGCACCGCAAAATTTGTCTCCCTCGTCAGCGCCACCGGGAACACCTTCTGCGGGCTCGCCGACGACGGCAAGGCCTGGTGCTGGGGCAACAACACTTCAGGCCAGCTCGGGACAGGCGGCGGCGCCGTCGGAACCAACTCCACGGCACCGGTGAACCCGACCGGCAATCACAACTTCACGGCCCTGTTCCAGGGCTCCACGACGACGTGCGGCATCGACGGCGCCCAACAGGCCTGGTGCTGGGGAGCCAACCCCGGCAACGGGATACCCGGCCCCTCCCCCGATCCGGTGGCCGTCGCAGGCACCCACAACTTCACCGCCCTGACCCTGGACGCCAGCACCGCATGCGGCCTCGAATCCGGCGGAAAAGTCTTCTGCTGGACAACGACACCGACCGGACGCGCCGGCACCGATCCGGCTCCCGCGAATGGCACCCCGGTCGAAATCTCCGGCGGCCGGACCTACACCCAGGTTCGGGCCGCCAACGAGGACCGCACCGACGCGACCTCGCTGCTTTGCGCCCTCGACTCCGCTTCCCAGGCCTGGTGCTGGGGCACCAACGCTACCGGCCAGCTCGGAAACGGCACCACGACCGACTCCCTGACACCCGTGGCCGTCACCGGAGGCCACAGCTTCCAGGCCCTGATTCCCTCTCCGTCCGCTGTTTGCGGCATCGACACGGTCAACCACGTCTGGTGCTGGGGCGACAACTCCTCCGGACAACTCGGAATCGGCTCCACGACAGCCACGAAGGACCCCGCTGCCGTCGATCCCGGAACGAGCTATTCAACGGTCACCGCCGCGACCAGCAACGGGAAAACATTCTGCGCCCTAGCCACGGACGGCACCGCGAAATGCTGGGGAGAGAACGGCTTCTCACAGGCCCAGAGCGGCTCCACAACGCCAGTAACCTCACCGGCTCCGGTCGCCGGATTCAAACGTCTCAGAAGCCTCTCCACGGGCGCTGGATTCTCTTGTGTCACCGACGCCCGGAACGAAACCTCATGCTGGGGCCGCAACGACGACGGACAGACCGGCAGCGGGGCGCCCACGCCAGCCAGCCCGCCCCTCCCGGCGACCCGCAAGCCCGTCGCCCCATCCACCTTCACCGGATACCTGAAAGGCGGCAAATGA
- a CDS encoding prepilin peptidase, giving the protein MTTVLDHTAPIDVLPETPMAEAPVNAIPGNSPTSPTHVDSVDTVRGNHEAGFNEDGLRELTGHDYLVSSVWGIAGALATSAVSILFLPVHLLALTFILGAGLGVLGYLDHCTQLIRNKHNLVFGIAAALILLATQAVTGGAVLLPAVIAGAVTFVFMLALTVFTGFAGGGDIKLSPIPAALLAAVSPIAALLWLLTTFVLCLAGMITARLAGSKRKHVAMAPFMAVAAVLAILAYGMLSNTLGI; this is encoded by the coding sequence ATGACCACCGTTCTTGATCACACCGCCCCCATCGACGTCCTCCCCGAAACACCGATGGCTGAAGCACCCGTCAACGCGATCCCCGGCAACAGCCCTACATCGCCCACCCACGTCGATTCAGTAGACACGGTTCGCGGCAATCACGAAGCAGGCTTCAACGAAGACGGACTGCGTGAGCTGACCGGGCATGACTACCTGGTCTCCTCCGTATGGGGCATCGCCGGCGCGCTGGCCACCAGCGCCGTCTCCATCCTGTTCCTGCCCGTACACCTTCTGGCCCTCACCTTCATCCTCGGTGCAGGCCTCGGCGTGCTCGGCTACCTGGACCACTGCACCCAGCTGATCCGCAACAAGCACAACCTGGTCTTCGGCATCGCGGCCGCACTGATCCTGCTGGCTACCCAGGCCGTCACCGGCGGCGCCGTCCTCCTTCCGGCAGTGATCGCCGGTGCCGTCACCTTCGTTTTCATGCTGGCCCTGACCGTGTTCACCGGCTTCGCCGGCGGCGGCGACATCAAACTCTCCCCCATCCCGGCTGCCCTGCTCGCAGCCGTCTCCCCGATCGCTGCCCTGCTGTGGCTCCTGACCACCTTCGTCCTGTGCCTGGCCGGCATGATCACGGCACGCCTGGCAGGCAGCAAGCGCAAACACGTGGCCATGGCCCCGTTCATGGCAGTCGCCGCGGTCCTGGCCATCCTTGCCTACGGAATGCTCAGCAACACCCTGGGCATCTGA